A segment of the Neochlamydia sp. S13 genome:
GCTGTAATTCTTGCACATTTTTTTTATTAAAGATGGCTCGATATCCTTCGCCCTCGATAATTTCAGCTATAAGACTACCTTCTCTATCAAAATATTGGCCAGTAACCAATAGTCCTTGGTCAAAATGTTCCTGAGCTGCAATTTTTTTTGGCGGCCAGTAGCGTATAGCTTCACCATGGCGAGCTCCGTTGCAAAAAATGATCGTTTGTAAAAGTTGGCCATTATCAAGATAGTATTCTGCTATGCCATTCGCTTGATTCTTGTGAAAAGGAATACGTTTCCATATCCTTCCATTTGGATGATAGTAAATAGAATCTCCTTCTAACAAGCCCTTTTCATAAGTTATTTCTGTCTGAATGTTACCATTTTCATCCCACGCGCGTGCGCATCCTTCAAATTGCCAGCTTTTTTCAGCGCTAGATGTTAAGTCTGCAATCCCTCCAATAAGAGTAACTTCAAGCTTTAAAGTGCCATCTTTATACCACTCTCGGTAAAACCCATAAGCACGATTGTTGACAGCTTCTAAATATTGCCGAGGCTGTCCATTTTCATAGTAGGTAGTAATATAGGCTGGAGAGCTTCCTTGGCTATCTTTTTGATAGACTCTTAAAACTTTTTGATAAGGTTGAGCTCCTAGAAAATTTACATTTTCGTATTGATTCAAGCGCTCTTTATTGGTAATAGTCTCATTAAGCCCATTGCGATCAATTAAGTTGATGCTAATTAAAGCTGGCTGTTCATCCCTGAGGCTGGTAGGTATACATCCATGAGCTATACAGACAAGAAAGATAAGAAGTGGTAGGAATTTAAGTTGTTTCATAAAGTCTAAAGAAATTCTCTTTTTAATAGTTTTAAATCTAGGCTGAAAGCTTCATTATTTTCGGAAATATTTTTTCTATTAATTTTGAAATCTAAAATAAGAAGTTGAGGGGGATGAGAAGGAGGAGCGTAGGGTCCAATAGGGATAGCTTCAATGCGAGATAAAATTTTTTGGATATCTTCCACATCCACTTCCACAGGATGGACAAGTGTTTCGGTAGTTTCTTGAAAAAGAGGATAGGACTGTACGATCCCTTCAGTAAAGGCTAAGCTATTATTATTAGTTAAATATTCTAATCTTTTTTTTAAGGCATCATCGAAAGCAAAATTTTTGTTGTTTTCAAGTTTTTGGAGACTTTCAATTTCCGCTTCAAGGAAAACCAAGCTTTCCAAATATTTATCAATATAATGATGATCAGCTTCACGAAAGTGCTGGATAACAGCCATATTGGTGGCTTGCTTCTTTTCACGCATGATAGCTGTGTCATGGGTGCAATGAATAGTCTCTTTCAGGTGATTCAACTTTTCTAATTGTGAATAAAAATGCAGAGCCACAAAAATTAAGGGCAGCAATCCGATGAACAAACCATAAAAGAGAAGTCGCTTACGAGGAATATTTTCTAACATTTTAATTATTTTTGTTATCCTTATGAAGAAGAGGAATAAAGAGTTTTATCTTTTAAGTAAAACGATGTTCTATAGCGACCATGGCTGCTATTCCATTTTACTTCTCCTTTAGGATCTACGAAGGAATTGGGCTCAATCAATACATCATGGAATTCGCGTGCTTGCTTGGGTATCGAACTTGTAAACTCAATTTCAACTTTTACCTGATATTTTTCCTGCTTCTTATGTTGTTCTGGTCTTTTAACTAAAGCGTAATGAAAGCTCTCTATTTGAATCGGTGGTAAAGGAAGTTTTTCCCCTTTACATTTTCCTATAAGGACATCTTGTGTGCTTAACCAGGCTAAAACATCGCTTACTTTAGGAACGATCGGTAAAAGGGGAAAAATATCAGGGTTACTCTGTAAGTTTTTTTCAAGGTAATGGACTCGTTCTAAAAGATCTTTTTCAGAGAGCTCTAGAATGTCTTTAGCTTGGCTATCAGAAGCATTAAATAAAGAGTTATTTCCTTCGTAAGAGCTCTCAAAATTAGCGTAGGGCTTATTCATAACCTGTAAGAGTTCAATATAATCTTGCCTAACCTTATCGAGATGATAAGCAAGATAAGATTGAGTAAATATATATAAAGCTAAAGCTAAAGCGATACATAAGCCTGCATAGGCATATAAAGATTTAGTCAATCTTTTCCAAGGATGAGGATAGGAAAATTCCTGTTTACGAAAATTAATTTTGTCTTTTAGAAGAGGAAGACCCGCTAAAGCTATGCCTAAGGGCGCTGCAAATTCTTGCATTTTATCCACAGTTAATTGAGGGAAAATCTCGGGTTGGGGAAAAATTTGTTGCATTCTTAAATCTGAAGCTAAAGAGGCTCTTAAGTTGGGAATTAAAGAAGTGGAACCGGTAATTAATAATTCTTTAACTTCCTGTCCCCTGGCTTGTTTGGAGAGAGAAAAAACTACACGTTTAATTTCTAGACGCAAACTTTCCCAAGCTTGGTAAGCAGGAACGGCTTGATTGGCGCCCAGTAAGTTACCGTGAGGGTCAGCAAAATTAATCGAACCATCTTCTTCTTCTATCAAGGCTTCTTTAAATGTTTGTACGCCTCCTAAAATGGACTGAGCAGCTATAAGCTTGGAATCTTGTATAAGTACGGCTGTAGATTGCTGAGTACCAAGATGTATGATACAATAAGGGTTAGGCGAAGGCACGCAGGTTATAGCAAAATTGTATAAAGCAGCGGGTAAAGCGGTAATAACCTCGGGTTCTATTCGAAGCGGGGAACAGCGTTGTAGATGTTTTTGGATGTAGTCTTTACGGGCTGCTAAAACAGTTAATAAAGACCCCTCTTCTGAATGGCCAATCTTAAGATAATCTAAGACAGCATGATCTGAAGGATAGGGTAGCAGAGGTTCGGCTTGAAAAGCTAATACTTGTTCTATATCTTTTTCTTTTTTTAATTTTATTTCGAGGTGGCGTATAAGCACTTCGGGGGTATCTAACGCTGTGATTACTAAATCTTTCTGAAGGCTTTTTTGCAAATCAGGGTGCTCTTCATAAATGTAAAGCGGATTTACATTATCAAACTCTCCTGTTATTTCAAAAAGCTTGCTAAAAGTGGGCTTTCCTTTATTGTAGGTTAGTTGAATGCCCCTCAAAACGGTTTTTTCTAGCTCCAGGCCTAATGTGATAGAAGCCTCTGGCTTATCCAACATGCGCTTTTTCCTAAGCTTAAAATATTCCCAAATAAAGGTCCTATTATAGGTTAAAGTTCTTAGACAGAAAAGACTTTTTTTTATATATTAGAGTCCTAATAATTTACTACCCCTTATTTTTTATGTGGCTTATTCCTATCGTTGATCTGCTTTTTCAAATCTATATGCTGATGCTTTTTGGCAGAATTATTTCTTCTTGGGCACCGCAACTCATGCAATATAGATTTATGCAATTTATAGCTTTCTATACAGATCCTTATCTTAATCTTTTTCGAAAAATTATTCCTCCTTTCGGAATGGTGGATATTAGCCCCATTCTTGCTTTTTTTAGCCTAAATCTTCTTAAAGATTTAATTATTTTTTTAATTCGATGAAAAATAGAACATCATTTCTCCAGGTGCCTTTTCAGCTAGGGGCTATTCAGCTTCCTAATAATATCTTCTATGCACCTTTGGCGGGATGCTCTGATTATCCTTTTCGTCAAATGTCAGCTAATTATCATCCGGGATTGATATATTGTGAAATGGTCAAAATGGATGCCCTGGTGCGCTTTGACCAAGGAACCTTTCATATTTTGGATTATGCTCGCCGAATGCATCCTATTGGAGGGCAAATCTGTGGAAGTAAACCAGAAATTGCCGGCCAGGCTGCAAAAATTATTGAAGATTTAGGTTTTGATGTTGTCGACTTAAATTGTGGCTGTCCTGTCGATAAGGTGACTAAGGATGGAAGTGGATCTGGAATGATGAAAAATCCTGCCTTGATTGGAGAGGTTTTAGAAAAAATGGTGGCGGCTGTTAAGATTCCGGTGACTGTCAAGATACGAGCTGGATGGGATGAAAATCTTATCAATGCTCCTTTGATCACACAAATAGCAGAGCAAGCCGGTGCAAAAGCTATATGTATTCATGGCCGTACACGCCAACAGGGTTATCGAGGAGCGGCCAATTGGGATTGGATTAAGGCATGCAAAGAGGTTGCAAAATCGATCAAAATTATTGGCAATGGAGATCTATTTGATGCCTTGGCTGCAGAGAAAATGTTTGAGCATACCGGCTGCGACGCCATCCTTGTCTCCCGTGGAACTTTAGGCCAACCTTGGATCGTAGAAGATATCATTAGAAAGCTTCAAGGGGAAGAGCCTAGGAGTCGTACTTTAGAAGACTGCCGACAGGCCTTGCTTGAGCATTTCAATTATACGATTAATTATCAACAGACACGCCGTGCTGTGGTAGACATGCGTCGAGTAGGGTGTTGGTATCTAAAAAAATCTGCTGGAACACGAGCTTTTAGGGAACAAATAAGTAGAGCCGAATCAATAGAGCAGGTACAAGATTTGATTTTAAACTTCCCTCTAGGGGAAATGAATGAAAATGAAATTAATGATCAATCAGAAGGTGAGATATCTTGTTAAAAAAATTGGCAATCTTATGAAGATATTATTTAAACTTAAAGACATTCAGCCCACAGAAAGGGGCGGGTTGTCAGCAGCGTCCTCTATGATAACCTCTTAAATTATAAAAAATGAACATATTGAATCCTTTCCACGAGCTATTAGAATTACATGTTTTAGTCTCGGGACACGTGCAAGGTGTCGGTTTTCGATCAACTACCCTTCATTATGCCTCTCAACTGGGACTTACAGGCACCGTGCGTAATCTTAAAGATGGAAGAGTAGAAATTATAGCACAAGGTCCTAAGGAAAAATTAGAAAAATTGCTTTCTCTCCTTCAAGCATACTTTGGAAGTAGCTATATAGCATGCTTAGAAGTTAATTATAGCCAGCCTTCTACCTCTTATTCGCAATTTCAAATTATCTCCTGAGAAGTTGCCCTGAGGCTTATTCTCTCCTTAACCTAGTCCTAAATATTGAGTTATAAATTGCAGCTTGCGAAGGTGTAGGTAACTATTCTTAATCCGTTGATAACCTCTAGTTTTTGTTTATTCATGCTAAAGTTCTCTCTATTCTCCAGCTTTGAGGAAAAACATTAGATTCCTTCTGTTAAGAAATACACACGGCATTCCAGCTTTCATAGAGAAGCCTGTCTCCTACCTAGCGTTTTTTTTCTTCAGCTTCCTTACCCTAATTTTAGCCCGTGGCTTTTATCTCTTCTTGATAGCCTTGATCTACCCATACTTTTTCTAAGCATTTGCATTGATTGCTATTAAAAAGTCTTCTTAAGTCTTCTTTATCAGAGAGGCTGGCTGCTGTTAGATGGCAACCTATTAAAAAACCTTTAAATATTTACTGAAAATTGTCTTTCTCTTCCTCTAATTTTTTCCCTCCCTCCATCTTAGCCTTTTAGACTGCCATGGCTTGCATTTTTCATGCTCTGACTATCCCTTAAGTCTGCTGGCGGCCCTTCTTTTTTTCCATTGACATTCTTTTCTTCTTGCATGGGTATGTATCCATCTTTTCAAATTTCCCGGTAAGCTTCCGTCTAGGGAAATCATTAAACATACCTTTCCCGGGAGGAAAGTCATGAGGAAGCTATCTTTATTAGCATCCTGGATGATTTACCTAAAGAATAGCAACTAATATGCCTTGTTTGGAAGGGGCATAAAGTCTTCTTCCATAGAAAACAGAAAAAAATATGCTTGATTCCTTCCCATTCTTGGTCGTTCAAATCTTCAGGATAGCTAAGCATTATGCTTCTTCTGCAGTTAAATTTGCTTTTATTTTATCAAAAAAAGGGGCGGGCGCTTTCTTATAGGCGTCTTGATCAGCTCTCTCTTGCGGGCATATACTTAAAAGCTGTTTTCAAGGAAAGAGAAGCCTTCAAAGGCTAATTTTTTTAAAGGAGGGAATAAACGAAGTTTTTTAAACAAAATTATTAAGAGTTTTTTCTATAGGGGTGGCTTTGTTTAGGCTTTTCTCCAGCAAAAAATTTAATATTTATATAAAAAATTATCAAATTTTTATTACCAAAAAGCTTGGAGAGAAAGCTAAAGGTGGGTAAATTATTCCTATAAGATAGCGTACTCTAGAGGCCAATATGCCAATAGGAGACAAGGCTAACGCTAATGATAGATCTAACGCATATAAGGTAAGTTTTTTAATATTTGCAGCTTCATTCAACACATCCTGTCGCTTTATAGGCTTTCTTTTCCAAATCTTCCCTAAACATTTTGTAATAAGATAGAGACTTAAGCTAGCCACAGTGGCAACTAAGCTTGCAACAGCTCCAACTTTTCTCCCTACTTTAAATAAAGCTGTGATTGGGGAACTGATTAATTGAATAAAGCAGTAAACTCTCCCTTTCCAGTTAGCCTGCTTGTAAACGCTGGGTACATTTTGTCCAAAATCCTCTCTAAAAGGCTTTAAGACCTGGTAGCTTAATAAAAATTCATTCTCTAAGTCCATTAATAAGCCCTTCGCATTTTGTTTATTTAAAATTAGATGTCTTGTAATTAATTAGATTTAAATTTTCCTTAAAATAACTACCTAGGTAATTTAAGCCTTTGAGCCATGCACTTACGCTTTTTGGCATACAGGGCTAATAACTCGTTTCCTCAAGCAAAGCTATCTTAGAATCTTACCACTTAATCGAATGATTGTTAAGGCCCCTTTAAATTTAGATACTTACTCCAGTTTTATTTGTTTTTTTATTTATTGCAAGGGAAAATTCTTTAGCTTTGTTCTTTATAAGCAACTCATTCTGAAACTTTTCAGGTCTTTTTCTGGTAGCTGCACCGCATCTTAAGAAATTATCAACCTTCTAAAAGTGTTGTATGGAGCTAGAAAAGCTAACAAGCGTAAGGATCCTCAACGTGCATTAAACCCCGCTCTTCAAATAAACCTTTTTTTGAAGCTCATCCTTTTAATTCCTATTTCCTTAACTTTCTATGATATATAGAAAAGGGATGCCTTTTATTAATTATAGAAAGCTTGGCTTAAGTGGATAAGCATTGTATCCATTAACGATTTTAAGAGAGCATTTTAGAAATGTCTTTTTTTCTTTAAACATTTCTAAAATGCATATAGAAAGGGAATAAGGAGATTCTCAAGGATTTTAATTAGCAATACTAGAATTTTTTTCTTGAGAAGATTCTTCCCCTGTAGCGGTCGGGGATAAACCGTGGCATCCCGATTTAGCATAACATCCACAATGCTTATCTTGAGTGCAAGTACACTGTGAGCACTCGCAGTTATTTATAGCTGGAGCAGCAGTAAGAAAACTAGCTGCTAAAAAAGAAGCACCTAAGAAACTTAGTAAAATTTTCATGTTTTTTTCCTTTTTTAAATTATTAATTAATTCTAATTATTATTTTTAACGACTCTAAAGACTCTAATTTTCCCCCAGATCAATCACTGCCCTGCTCCCCATTCATTTTGATTGCGGAAAGGCTCGCGTGATAATGAAGATGTTTCCTCCCTTCTTATGCTATCTCGAATTACTTTATGCTTAAAATTCAATCAAATCGTTTAATCAATATTCTAATCTCTTCAATTTTCTTTTTTTGCTCTTCTTGATTTTGAGAAAGGCAGGCTTCGGTCACGCAGGAGGATAGATGGTTATCCAAGATCCGCCTTTCAATGCTTTTTATAGCTGAACGGATAGCTCTAAGCTGAGTTAAAATTTCCGGGCAATACCTTTCCTCTTTAATCATCTTTTTTATCCCTTCTAACTGCCCGCTTATTCTATTTAAATGCGAGAGTTGATCATGATAAGAGGGGGGCTTGGCTTGTGTATGTTCACCCTTTAAATTTTTCATAAATACTTTTTGTGTTATAAAGATATACCCTACCCCCCTAAGGTATCAAAGTAATCAAATCCATGTCAACAAGAATGAATTTTTTCATCAACTCTCTCTTCAATTTTCTTTTAGCCAGACGTTTTTTAATCCAACTATTTCTACCATTTAAAAGAGCTTAAACTAAAAAAAGTTATGCTTGCCTACCGAAAGCTTAATGAGCTTAGTGCATCTTATTAATTAATATGTCTGAAAATATCTACTGCTAGATTGAGTTATAGGCAAGGTTTTTTGGACAGCATATAGGGTGGGGGGATACCTAAGATGATTGGCAGAAATTTCTTATATAAAAGTAATGTGTATAAATGTTTATTTGTATCTCTTCATAATTTTTACTTGTTCTCTAGAGGAAAATAGAGAGTGAACACTGTTCCTCTTTTAGGGCGATTATGAACCTCAATTTTTGCTTGATGAAGATCCGCGATTGTTTTTACTACGGCTAGCCCCAAACCCATTCCATTAGATGGCGTGCCAGGAATTCGATAAAATTTTTCAAAAAGCCGAGGAATAAAATTAAGAGGAATGCCTGGCCCTTCATCCGCGACAGAAAGAAGAACAAATTTTTCCATTTTATGAGAAGAAATTAAAATTTCTTTACCTGGCAGAGAGTAAGCAGCAGCATTAATTAATAAGTTACAAAGAAGAAGTTCTATCAAAGAAAAATCATAATAAATAGGAGGGATATCTTTATCGACTTCAACTTTTATGATATGTTTTTCAAGGTTTTTTTGTAAGCTTGCTAGGCTCGCTTCAATCACTTCAGAGAGGCTTAGTAATTTTTTGGAGACTTTGAGAAAGCCTGTGCTTAATTGAGACATAGTCACTATATTCTCTACCATGCGATTTAAATAATTAGAAGATTCTTCAATCTGTTGAATCTTATGCGAACGAAGCTCTGCATTCTTGGCAAGTTCCGCACTTTTTAGTTCACGTGCTGCTCCCCTGATTGAATGTAGGGGTGTCTTAAACTCCAAAGAAAGAGAGCTTAGAATGTTATGTTGAATTTTTTCAATCTGTTTAAGATATTCATTTTTTCGTAACTTTTCTTCTTTAAAG
Coding sequences within it:
- a CDS encoding toxin-antitoxin system YwqK family antitoxin; protein product: MKQLKFLPLLIFLVCIAHGCIPTSLRDEQPALISINLIDRNGLNETITNKERLNQYENVNFLGAQPYQKVLRVYQKDSQGSSPAYITTYYENGQPRQYLEAVNNRAYGFYREWYKDGTLKLEVTLIGGIADLTSSAEKSWQFEGCARAWDENGNIQTEITYEKGLLEGDSIYYHPNGRIWKRIPFHKNQANGIAEYYLDNGQLLQTIIFCNGARHGEAIRYWPPKKIAAQEHFDQGLLVTGQYFDREGSLIAEIIEGEGYRAIFNKKNVQELQQFQGGVLQGKVKIFDESNRLQRLYHIENGLKNGEEYEYFLLKGLKEARPKLLINWYQGKINGYVKTWYENGSIESQREIVNNKRNGLATAWYQDGSLMLIEEYDRDLIMKGEYYKKGDKNPISEILNGQGVATLYDGEGRFIRKIHYYNGKPQE
- a CDS encoding YggT family protein translates to MWLIPIVDLLFQIYMLMLFGRIISSWAPQLMQYRFMQFIAFYTDPYLNLFRKIIPPFGMVDISPILAFFSLNLLKDLIIFLIR
- a CDS encoding metal-sensitive transcriptional regulator, whose amino-acid sequence is MKNLKGEHTQAKPPSYHDQLSHLNRISGQLEGIKKMIKEERYCPEILTQLRAIRSAIKSIERRILDNHLSSCVTEACLSQNQEEQKKKIEEIRILIKRFD
- the dusB gene encoding tRNA dihydrouridine synthase DusB encodes the protein MKNRTSFLQVPFQLGAIQLPNNIFYAPLAGCSDYPFRQMSANYHPGLIYCEMVKMDALVRFDQGTFHILDYARRMHPIGGQICGSKPEIAGQAAKIIEDLGFDVVDLNCGCPVDKVTKDGSGSGMMKNPALIGEVLEKMVAAVKIPVTVKIRAGWDENLINAPLITQIAEQAGAKAICIHGRTRQQGYRGAANWDWIKACKEVAKSIKIIGNGDLFDALAAEKMFEHTGCDAILVSRGTLGQPWIVEDIIRKLQGEEPRSRTLEDCRQALLEHFNYTINYQQTRRAVVDMRRVGCWYLKKSAGTRAFREQISRAESIEQVQDLILNFPLGEMNENEINDQSEGEISC
- a CDS encoding acylphosphatase encodes the protein MNILNPFHELLELHVLVSGHVQGVGFRSTTLHYASQLGLTGTVRNLKDGRVEIIAQGPKEKLEKLLSLLQAYFGSSYIACLEVNYSQPSTSYSQFQIIS
- a CDS encoding pilus assembly protein PilM; its protein translation is MLDKPEASITLGLELEKTVLRGIQLTYNKGKPTFSKLFEITGEFDNVNPLYIYEEHPDLQKSLQKDLVITALDTPEVLIRHLEIKLKKEKDIEQVLAFQAEPLLPYPSDHAVLDYLKIGHSEEGSLLTVLAARKDYIQKHLQRCSPLRIEPEVITALPAALYNFAITCVPSPNPYCIIHLGTQQSTAVLIQDSKLIAAQSILGGVQTFKEALIEEEDGSINFADPHGNLLGANQAVPAYQAWESLRLEIKRVVFSLSKQARGQEVKELLITGSTSLIPNLRASLASDLRMQQIFPQPEIFPQLTVDKMQEFAAPLGIALAGLPLLKDKINFRKQEFSYPHPWKRLTKSLYAYAGLCIALALALYIFTQSYLAYHLDKVRQDYIELLQVMNKPYANFESSYEGNNSLFNASDSQAKDILELSEKDLLERVHYLEKNLQSNPDIFPLLPIVPKVSDVLAWLSTQDVLIGKCKGEKLPLPPIQIESFHYALVKRPEQHKKQEKYQVKVEIEFTSSIPKQAREFHDVLIEPNSFVDPKGEVKWNSSHGRYRTSFYLKDKTLYSSSS